The DNA window GCGGGGGTGCTTGTAGCCGGTGAGGTTGGCGCGCGCGTGGGCCTTGACCTCGTCGGCGGTCAGCGCGGGGTCCTTCTTCACGATCACCACCTTCACCGCTTCGCCGGACTTCTCGTCCGGCACGCCGACGGCGGCCACTTCCAGCACTCCCGGCATCATCGCGATCACGTCCTCGACTTCGTTCGGATACACGTTGAAGCCGGACACCAGGATCATGTCCTTCTTGCGGTCGACGATGTAGAAGAAGCCTTGCTCGTCCATGCGCGCCATGTCGCCGGTGTGCAGCCAGCCGTCGGCGTCGATGACTTGTGCGGTCTCTTCGGGCCGCTGCCAATAGCCCTTCATCACCTGCGGGCCCTTGATGCACAGTTCGCCGACTTCGCCGATCGGCAGCATGCGGCCTTCCTCGTCCTTGACGCAGGCGTCGGTGGAGGAGATCGGCAGGCCGATCGCGCCGTTGTACTCGGGCAGGTCCATCGGATTGATGCAGGCCGCGGGCGAGGTCTCGGTCAGACCGTAGGCCTCGACCAGGGTCACGCCGGTGACCTGCTTCCAGCGTTCGGCGACCGAGCGCTGCACCGCCATGCCGCCGCCCAGGGTCAGGTGCAGGCGCGAGAAATCCACCTGATCGAAACCGGGCGTGTTGAGCAGGCCGTTGAACAGCGTGTTGACCCCGGTGATCGCGGTGAACGGCGTGTTCTTGAGTTCCTTGACGAAGCCCGCCATGTCGCGCGGGTTGGTGATCATGTGGTTGAGTCCGCCGAACTTCATGAACACCAGGCCGTTCGCGGTCAAGGCGAAGATGTGGTACAGCGGCAGCGCGGTGATGATGACTTCCTGGCCGTACTTGACGTTGGCCCCGACCCAAGCCGCGGCTTGCTGCATGTTGGCGGCCAGGTTGCGGTGGGTCAGCATCGCCCCCTTGGCCAGGCCGGTGGTGCCGCCGGTGTACTGCAGGAAGGCGATGTCGTCGGGCGAGATCTCCACCTCGGGCAGCTTGTGCATCTGGCCCAGGGTGAGGGTGTCGCGGAAGCGCACGGCGCCGGGGATGTCGTAGTCCGGCACCATCTTCTTCACGTACTTCAGCACGAAGTTCATGATCGGGCCCTTGAGCCCGCCGATCATGTCGCCCAAGCCGGTGGTGATGACCTGCTTGACCTGGGTGTCGGCGACGACTTCGGCCACGGTCTTGCCGAAGTTGTCGAGCACCAAGATCACCGACGCGCCGGAATCCACGAGCTGGTGCTTGAGCTCGCGCGGGGTGTACATCGGATTGGTGTTGACCACGCTCAGGCCGGCGCGCAGCACGCCGAAGGTGGCGATCGGATACTGCAGGCAATTGGGCATCATGATCGCAACGCGATCGCCCTTCTTGAGCTTGAGCTCGCCGAGCAGGTAAGCGGCGAACTGGGCGCTGAGCCGGTCGATGTCGCCGTAGGTGAGGACCTTGCCGAAATTCGAGAAGGCCGGGCGATCGCGGTATTTGTCGATCGCGTTCTGCAGCACCGAGACCACCGACGGGAATTCGTCGACGTCGATCTGTGCGGGCACGCCTTGCGGATACTGGGCAAGCCAAGGACGTTCCAAACTCATCGCGATCCCCTCTTTAATCGCTTAGATATCGGCGCAGGCGGCTGTGTGCGCCGCCGTACGGTGTTTGATCGATTGGAGCATAGGCTCTACCCACTGGCAAGGAGGCGGCGCAGCGTTCGCGCAGGCGTTGTCGGCAGCGGCGCGGACCTGTCAGGATCGCAGTCGGACACGGCCAATTGAACGGTCGTGCGATTTTCCGCCACCGGTGTTTTTCCGCCATGCGCAGCGTGCTAGCGACCTTCCCGATCCCGACGGTCCGGACCGCTCCCGGCCCCGATTCGCCGCGCCCGGCGCGCGGCGGCCGCGGCTGGGCATGGGGCGCGCTGCTTGCGCTGGGCTTGGCCGGCTGCGCCGAACGGCCGGCACCGGAACAACGCCTGCGCGCTTCGATGGAGCAGTTGCAGGCGGCGATCGATGCCCGCGATGCGGCCGCGATCGAGGCCCAACTGGCCGAGGATTTCATCGGTCCGGAAGGCATGGACCGGGCCGGCGCGCGGCGCCTGGCGGTGGCCAGTTTCCTGCGTTATCGCTCGGTCTGGGTCAAGCTCGGCAAGGTCGACATCGCGCTGCAGGATGGCCACGCACGCGTGCGTTTCGAGGCCGCGCTCGGCGGCGGGGCGGGGCAGCCCTTGCCCGAAGCGGCGCAGTGGTATTCGGTGCAGACCGGTTGGCGCGACCAAGACGGCCAGTGGCGCATGACCTCGGCGCAATGGCAGCCGCGGCTGTGACCGCGATCGGGGGCGGCGGCGCGCCCTGGGCGTGTGAGATCGCCTTCGGCGGTTCTGCGCGTATGCAAAAGACGATCGCCTGTCGGAGGGCTTCGGACGCGGCCGGGCGGGGCCGCATCTGGGTGCGCGGGTCCGTCCCAGGCGGGGCCAAACCGGCGTGGGTGGGTCGCGACTTGCGGCGCTTCTGCCTCGGGGGCGGTTTCGAGCGGCGCCGCCGCTGCATCCCGCTTGCGGGAGAAGGTGCTCCGAAGGGGCGGATGAGGGCACGCGGGCCGTCGAGGCCCTCACCCTAGCCCCTCTCTCACAAGCGGGAGAAGGGAACGCGACTCACCCGCCCCGTCCGGAGCCTGTCAGGCGGTCTTTTTCGCCGCCAACTGGCGCAGCACGTAATGCAGGATGCCGCCGTGGCGGGGGCTTCCGCTCCGTCCGGAGCCTGTCAGGCGGCCTTTTTCGCCGCCAACTGGCGCAGCACGTAATGCAGGATGCCGCCGTGGCGGGTGAGGGCGGGCCGTTTGCGCGGCATTGCCGCGCGGCCCGAGCGAACGCCCGCCGCGTTGCGGCGGGCGGGGGCTTCCGCTCCGTCCGGAGCCTGTCAGGCGGCCTTTTTCGCCGCCAACTGGCGCAGCACGTAATGCAGGATGCCGCCGTGGCGGGTGAGGGCGGGCCGTTTGCGCGGCATTGCCGCGCGGCCCGAGCGAACGCCCGCCGCGTTGCGGCGGGCGGGGCTTCCGCTCCGTCCGGAGCCTGTCAGGCGGCCTTTTTCGCCGCCAACTGGCGCAGCACGTAATGCAGGATGCCGCCGTGGCGGAAGTACTCGACTTCCTTCGGCGTCAGCAGCAGCACCTTGACCTCGAAGCGCTTCTCGCTGCCGTCGGCCTTCTTCGCCGTCACCGT is part of the Lysobacter firmicutimachus genome and encodes:
- a CDS encoding long-chain fatty acid--CoA ligase; its protein translation is MSLERPWLAQYPQGVPAQIDVDEFPSVVSVLQNAIDKYRDRPAFSNFGKVLTYGDIDRLSAQFAAYLLGELKLKKGDRVAIMMPNCLQYPIATFGVLRAGLSVVNTNPMYTPRELKHQLVDSGASVILVLDNFGKTVAEVVADTQVKQVITTGLGDMIGGLKGPIMNFVLKYVKKMVPDYDIPGAVRFRDTLTLGQMHKLPEVEISPDDIAFLQYTGGTTGLAKGAMLTHRNLAANMQQAAAWVGANVKYGQEVIITALPLYHIFALTANGLVFMKFGGLNHMITNPRDMAGFVKELKNTPFTAITGVNTLFNGLLNTPGFDQVDFSRLHLTLGGGMAVQRSVAERWKQVTGVTLVEAYGLTETSPAACINPMDLPEYNGAIGLPISSTDACVKDEEGRMLPIGEVGELCIKGPQVMKGYWQRPEETAQVIDADGWLHTGDMARMDEQGFFYIVDRKKDMILVSGFNVYPNEVEDVIAMMPGVLEVAAVGVPDEKSGEAVKVVIVKKDPALTADEVKAHARANLTGYKHPRYVEFRTELPKTNVGKILRRELRDNAKT
- a CDS encoding DUF4440 domain-containing protein, with the translated sequence MRSVLATFPIPTVRTAPGPDSPRPARGGRGWAWGALLALGLAGCAERPAPEQRLRASMEQLQAAIDARDAAAIEAQLAEDFIGPEGMDRAGARRLAVASFLRYRSVWVKLGKVDIALQDGHARVRFEAALGGGAGQPLPEAAQWYSVQTGWRDQDGQWRMTSAQWQPRL